A region of Sphingomonas crusticola DNA encodes the following proteins:
- the purM gene encoding phosphoribosylformylglycinamidine cyclo-ligase, with amino-acid sequence MSGESYSYAKAGVSIAAGNALVNAIKPLVRATRRPGADAEIGGFGGFFDLKAAGYDDPLLVAANDGVGTKLKLAIDSGRHDTVGIDLVAMCVNDLIVQGAEPLFFLDYFATGKLDTGVAEQVIAGIAKGCQIAGCALIGGETAEMPGMYAEGDYDLAGFSVGAVERAQALTGTRVEAGDVLLGLASSGVHSNGYSLVRRLAADKGWRLDRPALFDQDRLLIDILMEPTRIYVRSLLPLVRAGKISALAHITGGGLLENIPRVLPEDLHATVDADRWPQPRLMAFLQAQGAIEPEEMARTFNCGIGMVAAMRATDVGEVTAALQAAGETVFEIGAIATGPRGCTVHGSAGSWSARSDWSATHNG; translated from the coding sequence ATGAGCGGGGAATCCTACAGCTACGCCAAGGCCGGCGTCTCGATCGCGGCGGGCAATGCGCTGGTCAATGCGATCAAACCATTGGTGCGCGCCACCAGGCGCCCCGGAGCCGACGCCGAGATCGGCGGCTTCGGTGGCTTCTTCGATCTCAAGGCCGCCGGCTATGACGATCCCTTGCTGGTGGCGGCGAATGACGGCGTCGGCACCAAGCTCAAGCTCGCAATCGACAGCGGCCGTCACGACACGGTCGGGATCGATCTGGTCGCGATGTGCGTCAACGATCTCATCGTACAGGGCGCCGAACCATTATTTTTCCTGGATTATTTTGCGACCGGCAAGCTCGATACCGGCGTGGCGGAGCAGGTAATCGCAGGCATCGCCAAGGGCTGCCAGATCGCCGGTTGCGCACTGATCGGCGGCGAAACCGCGGAAATGCCGGGCATGTATGCCGAGGGCGATTATGATCTCGCCGGCTTCTCGGTCGGTGCGGTCGAGCGCGCGCAGGCGCTGACCGGCACGAGGGTGGAAGCCGGAGACGTCCTGCTCGGCCTGGCTTCGTCGGGGGTTCACTCGAACGGCTATTCGCTGGTGCGGCGCTTGGCGGCGGACAAGGGCTGGAGGCTGGATCGCCCGGCTTTGTTCGACCAGGACCGGCTGCTGATCGATATATTGATGGAGCCGACGCGAATCTATGTCCGTTCGCTGCTGCCCCTGGTCCGTGCCGGCAAGATCAGTGCACTCGCGCACATTACCGGCGGCGGCCTGCTCGAGAATATCCCGCGCGTCTTGCCCGAAGACCTCCACGCCACCGTTGACGCCGATCGCTGGCCCCAGCCGCGGCTAATGGCTTTCCTGCAGGCGCAAGGTGCGATCGAGCCCGAGGAAATGGCGCGGACGTTCAATTGCGGAATCGGCATGGTCGCAGCCATGCGCGCGACGGACGTCGGCGAGGTTACCGCCGCGCTTCAAGCTGCCGGTGAGACAGTGTTCGAGATCGGCGCGATCGCGACCGGCCCGCGCGGCTGCACCGTCCACGGTTCGGCGGGAAGCTGGAGCGCGCGGTCGGATTGGTCGGCCACGCACAATGGCTGA
- a CDS encoding LPS-assembly protein LptD — translation MQRRTIWGRTIAVRASTAAVAVALAAAASAQDLTTPAVPPPPPSAAAANAPADDVTFSAAQLDYDDNADIVTATGDVRMFRNGGRLRADKVTWNRQTGEMRAIGNVAVVNANGDTAYGDNVTLTDDMHDGVADNMLLVLANGGRLAAKHGERKGDRTVLDHAAYTPCTVEGRDGCPKRPSWQITAVRVIVDEGKHRISYRDARFSLFGVTVLALPAFSHPDGSDTGQGGSGVLLPNLQVSKRNGFELDLPYYFQIAPNRDLTITPHFYTKVLPAIESQYRALTGNGAYQVEAMGTYGSRLPASVNPLTTEDKDEGFRGYVDANGTWQFGPNWTVHGAVRLASDRTFMKRYDISNDDRLRSTLKAERIDNDSYLSVAGWFVQELRPGFAQGQQPIALPEIDYRRRFADPWLGGTFTAQLNSLALTRTEGQDTQRAFAGLRWDLRKLTPIGQEITFTAYGRADVYHTDESLATATALYRGTDGWHGRGIAALAADMRWPFIGSLLGGTQQIVPRVQVVAEPHVKNLAIPDEDSRAVDLEDSNLFALNRLSGYDRWEDTSRITYGGEWNYNRPKLEVRAIVGQSYRLSTEPALLPPGTGLSDRFSDYVGRVSVRYGSFIELTERFRLDKDNLSIRRHEIDATVGGRATYIQVGYLKLNRNIDTSIEDLRDRSEIRLAARLKLARYWSLFGSTVIDLTSRKDDPTSNADGYEPVRHRLGLLYENECMSLGVTWRKDYDPTGDARRGSTFSLRLALKNIGR, via the coding sequence ATGCAGCGGCGCACTATTTGGGGACGAACGATTGCCGTGCGCGCCTCAACCGCGGCGGTTGCCGTGGCCCTGGCCGCGGCGGCGTCTGCGCAGGACCTGACTACGCCCGCCGTACCGCCCCCGCCGCCAAGCGCGGCGGCAGCAAACGCGCCGGCGGATGATGTGACCTTCTCCGCCGCGCAGCTCGATTATGACGACAATGCCGACATCGTCACCGCGACCGGCGACGTGCGCATGTTCCGTAACGGCGGTCGGCTGCGCGCGGATAAGGTGACGTGGAACCGCCAGACGGGAGAAATGCGAGCGATCGGCAATGTCGCCGTGGTCAACGCCAATGGCGACACTGCGTATGGCGATAACGTCACGCTGACCGACGACATGCATGACGGCGTTGCCGACAACATGTTGCTCGTACTCGCCAATGGCGGGCGCCTCGCGGCGAAGCATGGCGAACGCAAGGGCGATCGCACTGTCCTGGACCACGCGGCCTACACGCCCTGCACCGTCGAAGGCAGGGATGGTTGCCCGAAGCGGCCGTCCTGGCAGATCACCGCGGTGCGCGTGATCGTCGATGAAGGCAAACACCGCATTTCCTATCGCGACGCGCGCTTCTCGCTGTTCGGCGTGACCGTGCTCGCCTTGCCGGCCTTCTCGCACCCGGACGGCTCAGATACCGGACAGGGCGGATCGGGCGTGCTCCTGCCCAATTTGCAGGTGAGCAAGCGCAACGGCTTCGAGCTGGACTTGCCTTATTATTTCCAGATCGCGCCGAACCGCGACCTGACGATTACGCCGCATTTCTACACCAAGGTGCTGCCCGCGATCGAAAGCCAGTATCGCGCGCTGACCGGGAACGGCGCCTATCAGGTGGAAGCGATGGGCACCTATGGCTCGCGCCTGCCGGCGAGCGTCAATCCGCTGACGACGGAGGACAAGGACGAAGGTTTCCGGGGCTATGTGGACGCCAACGGCACCTGGCAGTTCGGGCCCAACTGGACCGTCCATGGCGCGGTACGGCTGGCGAGCGACCGCACTTTCATGAAGCGTTACGATATTTCGAACGACGATCGCCTGCGCTCGACCCTCAAGGCGGAGCGGATCGACAATGATTCCTATCTGTCGGTGGCGGGCTGGTTCGTGCAGGAACTGCGCCCGGGTTTCGCGCAAGGCCAGCAGCCGATCGCGCTGCCGGAGATCGATTATCGCCGCCGCTTCGCCGATCCGTGGCTGGGCGGCACGTTCACGGCCCAGCTCAACAGCCTGGCACTGACCAGAACCGAGGGTCAGGACACGCAGCGCGCCTTTGCCGGCCTGCGCTGGGACCTGCGCAAGCTGACGCCGATCGGGCAGGAAATCACGTTCACGGCTTATGGCCGGGCGGACGTCTATCATACGGACGAAAGCCTCGCGACCGCGACCGCGCTCTACCGCGGCACGGATGGCTGGCATGGACGGGGCATCGCCGCGCTCGCCGCGGACATGCGCTGGCCGTTCATCGGTAGCTTGCTCGGCGGCACCCAGCAGATCGTACCGCGCGTGCAGGTCGTAGCCGAGCCGCATGTGAAAAATCTCGCTATTCCGGACGAGGATTCGCGCGCGGTCGACCTTGAGGACTCGAACCTGTTCGCGCTCAATCGGCTGTCGGGCTATGATCGGTGGGAAGATACCAGCCGCATCACCTACGGCGGCGAATGGAATTACAACCGGCCCAAGCTCGAAGTTCGGGCGATTGTCGGCCAAAGCTATCGGCTCAGCACCGAACCCGCTTTGCTGCCGCCAGGCACCGGCCTGTCGGATCGTTTCTCCGATTATGTCGGGCGGGTGAGCGTTCGGTACGGCAGCTTCATCGAGCTCACGGAACGGTTCCGGCTGGACAAGGACAATCTTTCGATCCGCCGCCATGAGATCGACGCCACGGTCGGCGGGCGCGCCACCTATATCCAGGTCGGCTATCTCAAGCTCAACCGCAACATCGATACCTCGATCGAGGATCTGCGCGACCGTTCCGAGATTCGGCTGGCAGCCCGCCTCAAGCTGGCGCGCTATTGGTCGCTGTTCGGATCGACCGTGATCGATCTTACCAGCCGCAAGGACGATCCGACCTCCAACGCCGACGGTTACGAGCCGGTGCGCCACCGCCTCGGCCTGCTCTACGAGAATGAGTGCATGTCGCTGGGCGTGACGTGGCGCAAGGATTACGATCCGACCGGCGATGCCCGCCGCGGCAGCACCTTCAGCTTGCGGCTGGCCTTGAAGAATATAGGCCGCTAA
- the ndk gene encoding nucleoside-diphosphate kinase: MATTRTFSIIKPDATRRNITGAVTKMLEEAGLRVVASKRIQMTQEQAEGFYGVHRERPFFGDLVSFMISGPVVVQVLEGEDAVKRNRDIMGATNPANADAGTIRKELAESIEANTVHGSDSDENAAIEIAYFFKPEEIVG, encoded by the coding sequence ATGGCGACGACCCGTACCTTCTCGATCATCAAGCCCGACGCCACGCGTCGCAACATTACCGGCGCCGTCACCAAGATGCTGGAGGAGGCCGGCCTGCGCGTCGTTGCGTCCAAGCGCATTCAGATGACGCAGGAGCAGGCCGAGGGCTTCTACGGCGTCCATCGCGAGCGCCCCTTCTTTGGTGACCTCGTCAGCTTCATGATCTCCGGCCCGGTCGTCGTCCAGGTGCTCGAGGGCGAGGATGCGGTGAAGCGCAACCGCGACATCATGGGCGCGACCAATCCCGCCAACGCCGATGCCGGCACGATCCGCAAGGAACTGGCGGAATCGATCGAGGCTAACACCGTCCACGGCTCGGACAGCGACGAGAACGCGGCGATCGAGATCGCCTATTTCTTCAAGCCGGAAGAGATTGTCGGCTAA
- a CDS encoding TMEM175 family protein, with translation MREDKLLERFVFFSDAVFAIAITLLIVEIHVPHIARAPTEVHDALQALANNLPNFIGFGVSFAVIGAFWAMHHRVFGLLARHDQSFVWPNLILLMAIAFLPFSTAFMSENTNQVVPHLFYLISLLIAGLLQASLVRRALRPQYLTAGVDPGAVTAIRTRVWALPIVSVIGMIVCLMTRPAYSILVLLTLPIAVRLLIRWSRRR, from the coding sequence ATGCGCGAAGACAAGCTTCTCGAACGTTTTGTTTTCTTCTCCGACGCCGTCTTCGCCATCGCGATCACCCTGCTGATCGTCGAAATCCATGTGCCGCACATCGCGCGCGCGCCGACAGAGGTGCATGACGCGCTTCAGGCATTGGCCAACAACCTGCCCAATTTCATCGGCTTCGGGGTCAGTTTCGCCGTGATCGGGGCGTTCTGGGCGATGCATCATCGCGTGTTCGGATTGCTTGCCCGACACGATCAGTCGTTCGTATGGCCTAACCTGATCCTGCTGATGGCGATTGCCTTCCTGCCATTCTCGACCGCGTTCATGAGCGAGAATACCAATCAAGTCGTGCCGCACCTCTTCTATCTGATATCGCTGTTGATCGCGGGGCTGCTTCAGGCCAGCCTTGTTCGCCGCGCATTGCGGCCGCAATATCTGACGGCGGGCGTAGATCCGGGAGCGGTGACCGCGATCCGTACGCGCGTCTGGGCACTGCCGATCGTATCGGTGATCGGCATGATCGTCTGCCTCATGACCAGGCCGGCTTATTCCATCCTGGTGTTGCTGACCCTGCCGATTGCAGTCCGCCTGCTCATCCGCTGGAGCAGGCGCCGCTAG
- a CDS encoding peptidylprolyl isomerase: MRRAAILLAGMTLAAMPAMIAAQAGDDPALNPLGLANDVKVLSPRDPSVRKATAIVNGTIITETDVDQRLALVLASSGGRIGDEERQRLRLQVLSNLIDETLQIQEAAANKITVDKAEVDQSFARAGAQFKRTPAQFTEMIRAMGSSPASLKRQIEGEMAWRRLLSREVEPFVSVSDEEVNQVIARMKASKGAPEYHVSEIFLSATPATDQQVLANAQRIVEQLRQGASFPAYARQYSEASTAAVGGDLGWVRAEQLPDALAAPLREMGPGQLAGPLPVGGGYSILAMVDKRQVLTTDPRDALVTLKQVTITFPANTAKEQAQPKLTAFTEDLKTLKGCGQVTEFAAKWQADVVDSDQIKIRDLPPQLQPLLVDMRIGEATPPFGGSEGGIHSLVLCGRDDPADKTVPSAEEVSSQMTDERVNMRARRYLRDIRRDAVIEYR; encoded by the coding sequence ATGAGGCGCGCAGCCATCCTGCTCGCCGGGATGACGCTGGCGGCAATGCCGGCAATGATCGCGGCACAGGCGGGGGATGATCCCGCGCTCAACCCGCTCGGCCTGGCCAACGATGTCAAAGTCCTGTCGCCGCGTGACCCGTCGGTCCGCAAGGCGACGGCAATCGTCAACGGGACAATCATCACCGAGACGGATGTCGACCAGCGCCTCGCGCTTGTGCTCGCGTCGAGCGGCGGCCGCATCGGCGACGAGGAGCGGCAGCGACTGCGGCTGCAGGTTTTGTCGAACCTGATCGACGAGACGCTGCAGATCCAGGAGGCCGCCGCCAACAAGATCACCGTCGACAAAGCCGAAGTCGATCAATCCTTTGCCCGCGCCGGCGCCCAGTTCAAGCGCACCCCCGCCCAGTTCACCGAGATGATCCGCGCCATGGGATCGAGCCCGGCCTCGCTCAAGCGACAGATCGAAGGCGAGATGGCGTGGCGGCGCCTGCTCAGCCGTGAAGTCGAACCGTTCGTCAGCGTAAGCGACGAAGAGGTCAACCAGGTGATCGCGCGGATGAAGGCGTCCAAGGGCGCGCCCGAATATCACGTCTCGGAAATCTTCCTGTCGGCGACGCCGGCGACGGATCAGCAGGTGCTGGCGAACGCGCAGCGCATCGTCGAACAGCTCCGCCAGGGCGCCTCCTTCCCGGCCTATGCCCGGCAATATTCGGAAGCATCTACGGCCGCCGTCGGCGGCGATCTCGGCTGGGTGCGTGCCGAACAGCTTCCCGACGCGCTCGCCGCCCCGCTCAGGGAAATGGGCCCGGGGCAGCTCGCCGGCCCGTTGCCGGTTGGCGGCGGCTATTCGATCCTGGCGATGGTCGACAAACGCCAGGTGCTGACGACCGATCCGCGCGATGCGCTCGTCACGCTCAAGCAGGTGACGATCACCTTCCCCGCCAACACTGCCAAGGAACAGGCGCAGCCTAAGCTGACGGCGTTCACGGAGGATCTGAAGACGCTCAAGGGCTGCGGCCAGGTGACCGAGTTTGCCGCCAAGTGGCAGGCGGACGTCGTCGACAGCGACCAGATCAAGATCCGCGATCTCCCGCCCCAGCTCCAGCCGCTGCTGGTCGACATGCGGATCGGCGAGGCGACGCCCCCGTTCGGTGGATCCGAAGGCGGTATTCACAGCCTGGTGCTGTGCGGACGCGACGATCCGGCCGACAAGACCGTGCCATCGGCTGAAGAGGTTTCGAGCCAGATGACCGACGAGCGGGTCAACATGCGCGCGCGGCGCTACCTGCGCGACATCCGGCGCGATGCCGTCATCGAATATCGCTGA
- a CDS encoding leucyl aminopeptidase, whose product MLSISFRADRPSDAQSLALPIAKGEAVEGHVPAEIGAVAAAAAANFTGDPGAIVELHASVDNAVRRILLVGIGADRAAAKAGSALVARLLTSGEKRLVVDVTGIESAQRADFAAALAQAAMLRSWRFDIYRTKLPAKQKPTLESVEIVVGDALAATEAAWTPLKAVAEGAAFTRTLVAEPANILYPESFVERCQELAALGVEIEVLDEAAMRELGMGALLGVSQGSEREARLLCMKWDGTGGTAEPVAFVGKGVTFDTGGISLKPGPGMEDMKWDMGGAGAVAGTMKALATRKAKAHIIAVCGLVENMPDGKAQRPGDVVTSGSGQTIEILNTDAEGRLVLCDAIWWVQQKYHPKTIIDLATLTGAMIISLGHEHGGIFSNDDGLADQILAAGRAVDEKLWRMPMGEVYDKLIDSPIADMKNIGPREGGSITAAQFIARFVDEGVKWAHLDIAGMVWAAKPGTMWEKGATGYGVRLLDQWVKDVLEG is encoded by the coding sequence TTGCTTAGTATCTCGTTTCGAGCCGACCGGCCGTCAGACGCACAATCGCTTGCCCTCCCCATTGCCAAGGGAGAAGCGGTCGAGGGGCACGTACCCGCAGAGATCGGCGCCGTCGCGGCGGCTGCAGCGGCCAATTTCACCGGCGATCCGGGCGCGATCGTTGAGCTTCATGCCAGCGTCGACAATGCGGTCCGTCGCATCCTGCTGGTCGGCATCGGGGCGGATCGCGCGGCGGCCAAGGCCGGCAGTGCCCTCGTCGCCCGGCTGCTCACCTCTGGCGAGAAGCGTCTCGTCGTCGACGTGACTGGCATCGAGTCGGCGCAGCGCGCGGACTTCGCCGCCGCGTTGGCGCAGGCTGCCATGCTGCGTAGCTGGCGCTTCGATATTTACCGCACCAAGCTTCCCGCCAAGCAGAAACCGACGCTGGAGTCGGTCGAGATCGTGGTCGGCGATGCGCTGGCCGCGACCGAGGCGGCCTGGACACCGCTCAAGGCGGTCGCCGAAGGCGCAGCTTTCACCCGCACACTCGTCGCCGAGCCCGCCAACATCCTCTATCCGGAGAGCTTCGTCGAGCGCTGCCAGGAACTGGCTGCTCTGGGCGTGGAGATCGAGGTGCTGGACGAAGCCGCGATGCGCGAGCTCGGCATGGGCGCCTTGCTCGGCGTCTCGCAGGGCTCGGAGCGCGAAGCGCGGCTGTTGTGCATGAAGTGGGATGGCACCGGCGGCACCGCCGAGCCGGTCGCGTTCGTCGGCAAGGGCGTGACGTTCGACACTGGCGGCATCAGTCTCAAGCCCGGTCCCGGCATGGAAGACATGAAGTGGGACATGGGCGGGGCGGGGGCCGTCGCCGGCACGATGAAGGCGCTCGCCACCCGCAAGGCCAAGGCGCACATCATCGCGGTTTGTGGACTCGTCGAGAACATGCCCGACGGCAAGGCGCAGCGCCCGGGCGATGTCGTGACCTCCGGCTCGGGTCAGACGATCGAGATCCTCAACACCGATGCCGAAGGCCGGCTGGTGCTGTGCGATGCGATCTGGTGGGTCCAGCAAAAATATCACCCCAAGACGATCATCGATCTCGCGACGCTCACCGGCGCGATGATCATCAGCCTCGGCCATGAGCATGGCGGCATCTTCTCGAATGATGACGGGTTGGCCGATCAGATCCTGGCGGCGGGCAGGGCAGTCGATGAGAAATTGTGGCGGATGCCGATGGGCGAGGTCTACGACAAATTGATCGACTCACCCATTGCCGACATGAAGAATATCGGCCCGCGCGAAGGTGGGTCCATCACCGCCGCCCAGTTTATCGCGCGCTTTGTCGACGAGGGCGTGAAATGGGCGCATCTGGACATTGCCGGCATGGTGTGGGCCGCCAAGCCCGGCACGATGTGGGAGAAGGGCGCGACCGGTTATGGTGTGCGCCTGCTCGATCAATGGGTGAAGGACGTGCTGGAAGGCTGA